Proteins encoded within one genomic window of Hevea brasiliensis isolate MT/VB/25A 57/8 chromosome 8, ASM3005281v1, whole genome shotgun sequence:
- the LOC110644251 gene encoding beta-glucosidase 13-like isoform X1: MFDVEKQLTMKIKGLLCLVFSFLVAFSVAHNEQGTNNSTSSLKRSGFPADFVFGTASSSYQYEGAAFEDGKGPSIWDTFTQRHPEKIEDHSSGKIADDSYHRYKEDVAIMEGLGFDAYRFSISWPRILPLGHVRGGINQKGIDYYNNLINELLSNGIKPFVTLFHWDVPQALEDEYASFLSPKIVKDFRDYAELCFNKFGDRVKHWITLNEPLIYASGGYASGLIAPGRCSNSSSSNCTEGDSSTEPYIAGHYQLLAHAAAVKVYREKFQKSQEGQIGITLNSGWFEPLTESSNDRIAASRAMAFQYDWFMEPLKSGLYPVDMVKFVGKRLPKFSKKEALMVKGSFDFIGINYYSANYASDIPCTTQNVSYFTDPCVNISTHRNGIPIGKKGGSFWLYIYPRGILDLLLYTKHKFDDPVIYITENGVSEVNTGSVSLKDKLRVNYHRDHLSFLQNAMEIGVNVKGYFAWSLLDNFEWSSGYTVRFGLVFVDYKDGLKRYPKKSANWFRKFLGSGNHTKSNDMEL; encoded by the exons ATGTTTGATGTTGAAAAGCAATTAACCATGAAAATCAAAGGCCTTCTTTGCTTGGTTTTCAGTTTCTTGGTTGCCTTCTCAGTGGCTCACAATGAACAAGGTACGAATAACAGTACCTCTTCTCTTAAACGAAGCGGTTTTCCAGCAGATTTTGTGTTTGGAACTGCATCATCTTCTTACCAG TACGAAGGTGCAGCATTTGAAGATGGTAAGGGACCTAGTATATGGGATACCTTCACTCAGAGGCATCCAG AGAAGATCGAGGACCACAGCAGTGGAAAGATTGCTGATGACTCGTATCATAGGTACAAG GAAGATGTAGCTATCATGGAAGGCTTAGGTTTTGATGCTTACAGATTTTCCATCTCCTGGCCTAGAATTTTGCCTC TTGGTCACGTAAGAGGAGGAATAAATCAGAAGGGCATCGATTACtacaacaatctcatcaatgaactcctgtcaaatg GAATCAAACCTTTTGTGACTCTATTCCACTGGGATGTTCCACAAGCCCTTGAAGATGAATATGCTAGTTTTTTAAGCCCCAAAATTGT AAAAGATTTTCGAGACTATGCAGAGTTATGCTTCAACAAATTTGGTGATAGGGTAAAGCACTGGATTACATTGAACGAGCCACTAATCTATGCTAGTGGTGGGTATGCATCTGGTTTAATTGCACCTGGTAGATGTTCAAATTCTTCCTCTTCAAACTGCACTGAAGGTGATTCCAGCACTGAGCCATACATAGCAGGCCACTACCAGCTTCTTGCTCATGCTGCTGCAGTTAAAGTCTACAGGGAAAAGTTCCAG AAATCTCAAGAAGGCCAAATTGGGATTACACTAAATTCAGGCTGGTTTGAACCGTTAACTGAGTCCAGTAATGATCGTATTGCAGCATCTAGAGCCATGGCTTTCCAATATGATTG GTTTATGGAGCCACTAAAGTCTGGTTTATACCCAGTTGATATGGTTAAATTTGTGGGAAAAAGattgccaaaattttctaaaaaggAAGCCTTGATGGTTAAAGGGTCATTCGATTTCATTGGGATAAACTACTATTCTGCAAATTATGCAAGTGATATTCCTTGCACAACCCAAAACGTGAGCTACTTCACTGACCCTTGTGTCAATATCTCAACACACAGAAATGGGATCCCAATTGGTAAAAAGGGGGGATCATTTTGGCTTTATATTTATCCAAGAGGGATTTTAGATCTTCTGCTGTATACCAAGCACAAGTTTGATGATCCTGTCATCTATATCACTGAGAATGGAGTAAGTGAGGTAAATACTGGTTCTGTTTCTCTGAAGGATAAGCTTAGAGTAAATTACCACCGTGATCATCTTTCTTTCCTTCAAAATGCAATGGAGATTGGCGTGAATGTGAAGGGATACTTTGCGTGGTCATTGCTTGACAATTTCGAATGGAGTTCTGGTTATACTGTTCGTTTTGGTCTGGTTTTTGTAGACTACAAAGACGGATTGAAACGATATCCAAAAAAATCAGCCAACTGGTTCAGAAAATTTCTTGGTTCTGggaatcacactaaatcaaacgATATGGAACTTTGA
- the LOC110644249 gene encoding vicianin hydrolase, whose product MANQVAFIFCFLVMIGELLGSTHGSNPTHYTTPFNRSSFPSDFIFGSGSAAYQSEGAAHVDGRGLSIWDTFTKLHPEKIWDHSSGDVADDFYHLYKEDVQLMKKIGLDSFRFSISWPRILPKGKINGGVNPLGVKFYNNLINELLANGLTPFVTLFHWDLPQALEDEYNGFRSPKVVDDYRDYVDFCFKTFGDRVKYWCTLNEPYSYSINGYNGGTFAPGRCSKYMGNCISGDSSREPYLVAHHLLLAHASAVRLYKEKYQATQKGQIGITIVTNWFIPKSPASEADRKAAMREIDFLFGWFANPVTYGDYPQVMKSLVGDRLPKFTKEQSDLLKGSLDFLGVNYYTTNYVANNPAANNVNQSWSSDSQTILSTTKGGAPIGTPTPLNWLYIYPKGIYHLMLHIKNNYKNPPIYITENGLADANNASLSVQEAIKDGLRIKYLHSHLASLLQAIKEGANVKGYYAWSFLDDFEWDAGYTVRFGMIYVDFKNKLKRYMKYSAYWFKMFLLH is encoded by the exons ATGGCAAATCAGGTTGCTTTTATCTTTTGTTTCCTAGTGATGATTGGTGAGCTGCTGGGCAGCACCCATGGCTCAAATCCCACCCATTATACAACGCCATTCAACAGGAGTAGTTTTCCGTCTGATTTCATATTTGGTTCAGGTTCAGCTGCTTACCAG TCTGAAGGAGCTGCCCATGTTGATGGCAGGGGACTAAGCATCTGGGATACCTTCACAAAGCTGCATCCtg AAAAAATTTGGGATCACAGCTCAGGAGATGTAGCTGATGATTTTTATCATCTTTACAAG GAGGACGTACaattaatgaaaaaaattggTTTGGATTCTTTCAGATTCTCCATCTCATGGCCTAGAATATTACCCA AGGGAAAAATTAATGGAGGAGTGAATCCGCTAGGTGTCAAATTCTACAATAATCTCATCAATGAGCTCCTTGCCAATG GTCTAACACCATTTGTCACTTTATTCCATTGGGATCTCCCACAAGCACTTGAAGATGAGTATAATGGGTTCCGAAGTCCTAAAGTTGT GGATGATTATCGCGATTACGTGGATTTTTGCTTTAAGACATTTGGTGATCGAGTGAAGTATTGGTGCACGTTGAACGAGCCTTATTCTTATAGCATCAATGGGTATAATGGTGGCACCTTTGCCCCTGGTCGATGCTCTAAATATATGGGAAATTGCATTTCTGGTGATTCTTCCAGGGAGCCCTATCTTGTGGCCCATCACCTGCTTCTTGCTCATGCTAGTGCTGTGCGATTGTACAAGGAAAAATACCAG GCTACTCAAAAGGGGCAAATTGGGATCACAATAGTGACCAATTGGTTTATACCAAAGTCGCCAGCATCAGAGGCTGACAGGAAAGCAGCTATGAgagaaattgattttctattcgGTTG GTTTGCAAATCCAGTTACATATGGTGATTATCCTCAAGTAATGAAATCTTTAGTGGGAGATCGATTGCCCAAATTTACCAAAGAACAATCCGACTTGCTAAAAGGGTCTCTTGATTTCTTGGGGGTAAATTACTACACCACTAACTATGTAGCAAACAATCCAGCTGCTAACAATGTCAACCAAAGTTGGAGCAGTGATAGCCAAACCATTCTCTCTA CGACAAAGGGTGGAGCACCTATTGGTACACCG ACACCTTTGAATTGGCTATACATCTATCCAAAGGGAATTTACCATCTGATGCTCCATATAAAGAACAATTACAAGAATCCCCCCATTTACATTACAGAAAAtg GCCTAGCTGATGCAAATAATGCATCATTATCTGTTCAAGAAGCCATTAAGGATGGTTTGAGGATCAAATACCTTCACTCCCATTTGGCCAGTCTCTTGCAAGCAATCAA GGAGGGAGCAAATGTGAAGGGATATTATGCATGGTCATTTCTGGATGACTTCGAATGGGATGCTGGATACACGGTTAGATTTGGGATGATTTATGTTGATTTCAAGAACAAGTTGAAGAGATATATGAAATATTCTGCTTATTGGTTCAAGATGTTCCTCCTGCATTAA
- the LOC110644254 gene encoding beta-glucosidase 12, whose product MENTFLKQQKRKLDAEKLLTMKVKGFLSLFLIILMVSAVHSEEDLGPVYRSSFPAGFIFGTASSAYQYEGAANEDGRGPSIWDTFTQKYPDKIKDRSNGNIAIDSYHRYKDDVGIMKSLGFDAYRFSISWSRLLPRGHLSGGVNPKAINYYSRLINELLANGIQPFVTLFHWDLPQVLEDEYGGLLSSKIVDDFRDYAELCFSNFGDRVKHWITLNEPLTVVVDGYATGIKAPGRCSEWLPFNCTGGDSSTEPYIAAHNQLLAHAAAVKVYRDKYQMSQRGQIGITINCAWVLPMADSSIDFSAAARAISFQYDWFMEPLNSGSYPADMVAYVGKRLPQFSEEESLMVKGSFDFIGLNYYTAKYAADVPCQTENLSYTTDFCALCAPDRNGIPIGPKSGSDWLYVYPRGIQDVLLYTKNKFNDPVIYITENGVSDIDTDTVGLEDNSRVDYFNDHLSFIQKAIMKGVKVKGYFGWSLLDNFEWDDGYEVRFGMVYVDYKDGLKRYLKKSAMWFKEFLHSGNHTQFKRRDVAVS is encoded by the exons ATG GAAAACACTTTTCTTAAGCAACAGAAAAGAAAGCTTGACGCTGAAAAGCTACTAACCATGAAAGTTAAAGGATTTCTTTCCCTATTCCTCATTATTCTAATGGTCTCAGCGGTTCACAGTGAAGAGGATTTGGGTCCTGTTTACCGGAGTAGTTTTCCGGCAGGTTTTATATTTGGGACTGCATCATCTGCTTACCAG TATGAAGGTGCAGCAAATGAAGATGGCAGAGGACCAAGCATATGGGATACCTTCACTCAAAAATACccgg ATAAGATAAAGGATCGCAGTAATGGAAACATTGCCATTGATTCATACCATAGATACAAG GATGATGTGGGTATAATGAAGAGCTTAGGTTTTGATGCTTACAGATTTTCCATTTCATGGTCTAGACTGTTACCTC GTGGCCATCTCAGCGGAGGAGTAAATCCAAAAGCCATTAATTACTACAGCAGGCTCATCAATGAACTCTTAGCGAATG GAATCCAACCTTTTGTGACTTTATTCCACTGGGACCTTCCTCAAGTTCTTGAAGATGAATATGGTGGTCTTTTAAGCTCCAAAATTGT GGATGATTTTCGTGATTATGCTGAGTTGTGCTTTAGCAACTTTGGTGATAGAGTAAAGCACTGGATCACTTTGAATGAGCCATTAACTGTTGTTGTTGATGGGTATGCGACTGGTATAAAGGCACCTGGGAGATGTTCAGAATGGCTCCCTTTCAACTGCACTGGTGGTGATTCAAGTACTGAGCCATATATAGCAGCACACAATCAACTTCTTGCTCATGCAGCTGCAGTTAAAGTTTACAGGGACAAGTACCag ATGTCTCAAAGGGGTcaaattggaattacaataaactgtgcTTGGGTTTTACCCATGGCTgattcaagtatagactttagtgCAGCAGCTCGAGCCATTTCTTTCCAATATGATTG GTTTATGGAACCATTAAATTCTGGTTCGTATCCAGCTGATATGGTTGCTTATGTGGGAAAACGATTACCTCAGTTTTCTGAGGAGGAATCCTTAATGGTTAAAGGTTCATTTGATTTCATAGGGCTAAACTATTATACAGCAAAATATGCAGCTGATGTTCCTTGCCAAACTGAAAACTTGAGCTACACCACCGATTTTTGTGCTCTGTGTGCAC CTGATCGAAATGGGATTCCCATTGGTCCAAAG TCAGGATCAGATTGGCTTTATGTTTATCCAAGAGGAATTCAAGATGTTTTGCTCTACAccaagaacaagtttaatgatccAGTCATCTATATAACTGAGAATG GAGTTAGTGATATTGATACTGATACGGTAGGGCTTGAGGATAACTCAAGAGTAGATTACTTCAATGATCATCTCTCATTCATCCAGAAAGCAATCAT GAAAGGTGTGAAGGTAAAGGGATACTTTGGATGGTCACTTCTAGACAATTTCGAATGGGATGATGGTTATGAAGTTCGTTTTGGAATGGTCTATGTAGACTACAAGGATGGATTGAAAAGGTATCTGAAAAAATCAGCCATGTGGTTCAAGGAATTTCTTCATTCTGGGAACCACACCCAATTCAAGAGAAGAGATGTAGCAGTATCTTAG
- the LOC131182191 gene encoding tobamovirus multiplication protein 2A-like: MEKRITVMEFLLKLINSIFTLFGLAIGSHGLFCLMKWKQDWSYYHNKYEIALTKALLGIDASKSWLSTNLPVAWFVYLLLVVGASLIVISCFGYVGAATRNSCCLCFVSSS; this comes from the exons ATGGAAAAGAGAATAACTGTTATGGAGTTCTTGCTGAAGTTGATAAACTCCATTTTCACCCTATTTGGTCTAGCCATAGGCTCTCATGGGCTATTCTGTTTAATGAAGTGGAAACAAGATTGGAGCTATTATCATAACAAGTATGAGATTGCTCTAACTAAAGCATTGCTAGGAATTGATGCATCTAAGAGCTGGTTATCTACTAATCTTCCAGTGGCTTG GTTTGTTTACCTTCTTTTGGTAGTTGGCGCATCCCTCATTGTGATATCCTGTTTTGGATATGTTGGAGCTGCGACAAGGAACTCTTGTTGTCTGTGTTTTGTATCCTCTAGCtga
- the LOC110644251 gene encoding beta-glucosidase 15-like isoform X2, with amino-acid sequence MNKYEGAAFEDGKGPSIWDTFTQRHPEKIEDHSSGKIADDSYHRYKEDVAIMEGLGFDAYRFSISWPRILPLGHVRGGINQKGIDYYNNLINELLSNGIKPFVTLFHWDVPQALEDEYASFLSPKIVKDFRDYAELCFNKFGDRVKHWITLNEPLIYASGGYASGLIAPGRCSNSSSSNCTEGDSSTEPYIAGHYQLLAHAAAVKVYREKFQKSQEGQIGITLNSGWFEPLTESSNDRIAASRAMAFQYDWFMEPLKSGLYPVDMVKFVGKRLPKFSKKEALMVKGSFDFIGINYYSANYASDIPCTTQNVSYFTDPCVNISTHRNGIPIGKKGGSFWLYIYPRGILDLLLYTKHKFDDPVIYITENGVSEVNTGSVSLKDKLRVNYHRDHLSFLQNAMEIGVNVKGYFAWSLLDNFEWSSGYTVRFGLVFVDYKDGLKRYPKKSANWFRKFLGSGNHTKSNDMEL; translated from the exons ATGAACAAG TACGAAGGTGCAGCATTTGAAGATGGTAAGGGACCTAGTATATGGGATACCTTCACTCAGAGGCATCCAG AGAAGATCGAGGACCACAGCAGTGGAAAGATTGCTGATGACTCGTATCATAGGTACAAG GAAGATGTAGCTATCATGGAAGGCTTAGGTTTTGATGCTTACAGATTTTCCATCTCCTGGCCTAGAATTTTGCCTC TTGGTCACGTAAGAGGAGGAATAAATCAGAAGGGCATCGATTACtacaacaatctcatcaatgaactcctgtcaaatg GAATCAAACCTTTTGTGACTCTATTCCACTGGGATGTTCCACAAGCCCTTGAAGATGAATATGCTAGTTTTTTAAGCCCCAAAATTGT AAAAGATTTTCGAGACTATGCAGAGTTATGCTTCAACAAATTTGGTGATAGGGTAAAGCACTGGATTACATTGAACGAGCCACTAATCTATGCTAGTGGTGGGTATGCATCTGGTTTAATTGCACCTGGTAGATGTTCAAATTCTTCCTCTTCAAACTGCACTGAAGGTGATTCCAGCACTGAGCCATACATAGCAGGCCACTACCAGCTTCTTGCTCATGCTGCTGCAGTTAAAGTCTACAGGGAAAAGTTCCAG AAATCTCAAGAAGGCCAAATTGGGATTACACTAAATTCAGGCTGGTTTGAACCGTTAACTGAGTCCAGTAATGATCGTATTGCAGCATCTAGAGCCATGGCTTTCCAATATGATTG GTTTATGGAGCCACTAAAGTCTGGTTTATACCCAGTTGATATGGTTAAATTTGTGGGAAAAAGattgccaaaattttctaaaaaggAAGCCTTGATGGTTAAAGGGTCATTCGATTTCATTGGGATAAACTACTATTCTGCAAATTATGCAAGTGATATTCCTTGCACAACCCAAAACGTGAGCTACTTCACTGACCCTTGTGTCAATATCTCAACACACAGAAATGGGATCCCAATTGGTAAAAAGGGGGGATCATTTTGGCTTTATATTTATCCAAGAGGGATTTTAGATCTTCTGCTGTATACCAAGCACAAGTTTGATGATCCTGTCATCTATATCACTGAGAATGGAGTAAGTGAGGTAAATACTGGTTCTGTTTCTCTGAAGGATAAGCTTAGAGTAAATTACCACCGTGATCATCTTTCTTTCCTTCAAAATGCAATGGAGATTGGCGTGAATGTGAAGGGATACTTTGCGTGGTCATTGCTTGACAATTTCGAATGGAGTTCTGGTTATACTGTTCGTTTTGGTCTGGTTTTTGTAGACTACAAAGACGGATTGAAACGATATCCAAAAAAATCAGCCAACTGGTTCAGAAAATTTCTTGGTTCTGggaatcacactaaatcaaacgATATGGAACTTTGA